A single genomic interval of Malania oleifera isolate guangnan ecotype guangnan chromosome 11, ASM2987363v1, whole genome shotgun sequence harbors:
- the LOC131167881 gene encoding aquaporin SIP1-2-like isoform X3 — MEGMSVIKFAIGDAVLTSMWVFCAATLGALTSVFASALGIQGWPTLLITTLLVFILVFVFGFIGDVLGGASFNPTGTAAFYAAGVGPDNLLSMALRFPAQAAGAVGGALAIMEVMPTQYKHMLGGPSLKVDLHTGAIAEGVLTFIISFAVLLIILKGPRSLLLKMWLLAMSTVTLVVAGSAYTGPSMNPANVIPTLVQHEDF, encoded by the exons ATGGAGGGAATGAGCGTAATCAAGTTTGCGATCGGGGACGCAGTGTTGACTTCCATGTGGGTGTTCTGCGCCGCCACGCTGGGGGCGCTCACCTCTGTCTTTGCATCAGCCCTAGGGATTCAAGGCTGGCCAACTCTCCTCATCACCACCCTCCTCGTCTTCATTCTCGTTTTTGTGTTCGGCTTCATCGGTGATGTATTGGGCGGTGCCAGCTTTAATCCCACTGGTACCGCCGCCTTTTATGCCGCCGGTGTTGGGCCCGACAATCTCTTGTCCATGGCCCTCCGTTTCCCTGCTCAG GCAGCGGGTGCTGTGGGTGGCGCTCTTGCTATCATGGAAGTGATGCCAACACAGTACAAACACATGCTGGGGGGGCCTTCCTTGAAAGTTGATCTGCACACTGGGGCAATTGCCGAGGGGGTGTTGACCTTCATAATTAGCTTTGCCGTGCTTCTTATTATTCTAAAAGGTCCTAGAAGCCTACTATTAAAGATGTGGTTGCTTGCCATGTCAACTGTTACATTGGTTGTTGCAGGTTCTGCTTATACTGGACCTTCCATGAATCCTGCTAAT
- the LOC131167881 gene encoding aquaporin SIP1-2-like isoform X2, whose translation MEGMSVIKFAIGDAVLTSMWVFCAATLGALTSVFASALGIQGWPTLLITTLLVFILVFVFGFIGDVLGGASFNPTGTAAFYAAGVGPDNLLSMALRFPAQAAGAVGGALAIMEVMPTQYKHMLGGPSLKVDLHTGAIAEGVLTFIISFAVLLIILKGPRSLLLKMWLLAMSTVTLVVAGSAYTGPSMNPANHFGFMVAAGIWMGICK comes from the exons ATGGAGGGAATGAGCGTAATCAAGTTTGCGATCGGGGACGCAGTGTTGACTTCCATGTGGGTGTTCTGCGCCGCCACGCTGGGGGCGCTCACCTCTGTCTTTGCATCAGCCCTAGGGATTCAAGGCTGGCCAACTCTCCTCATCACCACCCTCCTCGTCTTCATTCTCGTTTTTGTGTTCGGCTTCATCGGTGATGTATTGGGCGGTGCCAGCTTTAATCCCACTGGTACCGCCGCCTTTTATGCCGCCGGTGTTGGGCCCGACAATCTCTTGTCCATGGCCCTCCGTTTCCCTGCTCAG GCAGCGGGTGCTGTGGGTGGCGCTCTTGCTATCATGGAAGTGATGCCAACACAGTACAAACACATGCTGGGGGGGCCTTCCTTGAAAGTTGATCTGCACACTGGGGCAATTGCCGAGGGGGTGTTGACCTTCATAATTAGCTTTGCCGTGCTTCTTATTATTCTAAAAGGTCCTAGAAGCCTACTATTAAAGATGTGGTTGCTTGCCATGTCAACTGTTACATTGGTTGTTGCAGGTTCTGCTTATACTGGACCTTCCATGAATCCTGCTAAT